A part of Phoenix dactylifera cultivar Barhee BC4 chromosome 2, palm_55x_up_171113_PBpolish2nd_filt_p, whole genome shotgun sequence genomic DNA contains:
- the LOC103716256 gene encoding E3 ubiquitin-protein ligase PRT1-like isoform X1, which translates to MYRVLFAGNCCTACCSQLWTCTVFCDSCLSSLVGEPFKCQVCQSMHPGEFPNICLDRDHFLEGQFPREYVMRRETVRPRKFQCTPGELSSNVSHNCKEVQDVKAAKRQLAFTWMKHATVLAPGRFNRQHTPDRKFELDDSKLLCKILMLRALPEAPQQDVAEALKLISLVMSNKSVRIMIMYQKEVEMRMETYRRKKAIFDTRKLYIMFKFLEYN; encoded by the exons ATGTACCGTGTGCTCTTTGCTGGGAACTGCTGTACAGCCTGTTGTTCTCAATTGTGGACATG TACAGTGTTTTGTGATTCTTGCCTGTCTAGCTTAGTTGGTGAACCTTTCAAATGTCAAGTTTGTCAAAGTATGCATCCTGGAGAATTTCCAAATATTTGCTTGGATCGGGATCATTTCTTGGAAGGACAATTTCCTAGAGAGTATGTAATGAGAAGAGAAACTGTGAGGCCCAGAAAATTTCAATGTACACCTGGGGAGCTGTCATCCA ATGTATCCCATAATTGCAAAGAGGTACAAGATGTAAAGGCTGCAAAGAGGCAATTGGCTTTTACCTGGATGAAGCATGCTACAGTACTAGCTCCTGGCAGATTCAATCGACAGCATACACCTGACCGCAAGTTCGAACTTGATGACTCAAAGTTGCTATGTAAGATATTAATGCTCAGGGCTTTGCCAGAGGCCCCTCAGCAAGATGTTGCAGAAGCTCTGAAGCTGATTTCCCTCGTGATGAGCAACAAGTCCGTGCGAATCATGATAATGTACCAGAAGGAAGTCGAAATGAGGATGGAAACTTATAGAAGAAAAAAGGCAATTTTTGACACGAGAAAGTTATACATCATGTTCAAATTTCTTGAATATAATTAG
- the LOC103716256 gene encoding uncharacterized protein LOC103716256 isoform X3, translated as MAGDEEGEARNTSSPTASSAGDGTIIDDFSNSSFQRCVCLSPPVIAARETLFVSGFLSFRGEVEKNNDSLKASKTTDSKGLTCPESGLENGICKQISLNDVPCALCWELLYSLLFSIVDMYSVL; from the exons ATGGCCGGCGACGAGGAAGGAGAAGCCAGGAACACATCTTCGCCCACCGCGAGCTCGGCGGGAGACGGAACCATCATTGACGACTTTTCCAATTCCTCCTTCCAGCGCTGCGTCTGCCT atCACCGCCAGTGATAGCAGCAAgagaaacactttttgtatcaGGATTTCTATCTTTTAGGG GAGAggttgaaaaaaataatgatagtCTTAAAGCCAGCAAAACTACAGATTCAAAAGGACTTACCTGTCCAGAAAGTGGGCTTGAGAATGGAATTTGCAAACAAATTTCTCTGAACGATGTACCGTGTGCTCTTTGCTGGGAACTGCTGTACAGCCTGTTGTTCTCAATTGTGGACATG TACAGTGTTTTGTGA
- the LOC103716256 gene encoding uncharacterized protein LOC103716256 isoform X2 has protein sequence MAGDEEGEARNTSSPTASSAGDGTIIDDFSNSSFQRCVCLSPPVIAARETLFVSGFLSFRGEVEKNNDSLKASKTTDSKGLTCPESGLENGICKQISLNDVPCALCWELLYSLLFSIVDMCFVILACLA, from the exons ATGGCCGGCGACGAGGAAGGAGAAGCCAGGAACACATCTTCGCCCACCGCGAGCTCGGCGGGAGACGGAACCATCATTGACGACTTTTCCAATTCCTCCTTCCAGCGCTGCGTCTGCCT atCACCGCCAGTGATAGCAGCAAgagaaacactttttgtatcaGGATTTCTATCTTTTAGGG GAGAggttgaaaaaaataatgatagtCTTAAAGCCAGCAAAACTACAGATTCAAAAGGACTTACCTGTCCAGAAAGTGGGCTTGAGAATGGAATTTGCAAACAAATTTCTCTGAACGATGTACCGTGTGCTCTTTGCTGGGAACTGCTGTACAGCCTGTTGTTCTCAATTGTGGACATG TGTTTTGTGATTCTTGCCTGTCTAGCTTAG
- the LOC103716255 gene encoding cyclin-dependent kinase inhibitor 5-like, whose product MGKYMRKAKVSGEVAVMEVSAQSSLGVRTRARTLALQRLQKPSPVPDSSSYLELRSRRLEKPPPLAPKAPPARPPHRTKVANTADSDKGSPEASPDAEVSSGENVLEAEARDRSVRETTPCSLIRNSETIGTPGSTTRPTSSTATNRRMQNSMRRNIPTAHEMEEFFAGAELLQQQIFMEKYNFDPVNDHPLPGRYEWVELDS is encoded by the exons ATGGGAAAGTACATGAGGAAGGCGAAGGTGTCGGGGGAGGTGGCGGTGATGGAGGTCTCCGCCCAGTCCTCCCTGGGCGTCCGCACCCGCGCCCGCACCCTCGCACTCCAGCGCCTACAGAAGCCCTCCCCGGTGCCGGACTCCTCCTCCTACCTCGAGCTCCGCAGCCGCCGCCTCGAGAAGCCACCGCCCCTCGCCCCCAAAGCCCCCCCGGCCAGGCCCCCCCATCGAACCAAAGTGGCGAATACCGCCGACTCCGACAAGGGCTCGCCGGAGGCCTCGCCGGATGCCGAGGTGTCGTCCGGGGAGAATGTTCTCGAGGCCGAAGCAAGGGACAG GAGTGTCAGGGAGACTACGCCTTGCAGTTTGATAAGGAATTCAGAAACCATAGGAACTCCTGGTTCTACAACGAGGCCCACCAGCTCAACTGCCACCAACCGGAGAATGCAGAATTCAATGCGCAGGAACATCCCAACGGCCCATGAGATGGAAGAATTTTTTGCTGGGGCTGAGCTACTCCAACAACAAATATTTATGGAGAA GTACAACTTTGATCCAGTGAATGACCACCCACTTCCTGGCCGGTATGAATGGGTGGAACTGGACTCTTAG